The Primulina huaijiensis isolate GDHJ02 chromosome 18, ASM1229523v2, whole genome shotgun sequence DNA window AGGGTACACTGTACTTCATGTAGCTGCAAGACGCAAGGACCCATCCATAGTTCTTGGATTGCTTGCCGAGGGTGCATCTGTGTTTGATAGGACGTGGGATGGACGTACAGCTGTGATGATATGCAGGATGTTGACGCGTCCTAAGGATTTTAACGAGGAGATGAAGCATGGCCAGGAGACGAATAAGGACCGATTGTGTGTAGAAATGCTGGCGAGAGAGATGTACAGGAATCCATTGGCTGGATATGTGTCAATGTCATGCATGATGGTGGCCGATGATCTGCACATGAGGCTTCTTCTTCTTGAGAATAGAGGTAATGATAAGTTATTAACTCAATATGTGTTGCCATGTCATATTTATCCTTTTTTTTCCCTGGAAAATGATCGCAAACATGCATCAGGGACAGGGCCAGAAATTATAGTTAGGAAGTGAAATTATAAACAGTCGATCCTCACAAAAGTTGCTAGAATAGTGAGTTTGTTTGGAGCAGAAATTATCTGTGTATTTTGAAACGTTGGAGTCATATCATTATAACTTTGGACACAATGGCAGCAGTTTGATTCTACAACTGAACTCAGAGGCAATAATGTTGAATTGTTTGTTGGGGGCAATTGTGGGATATGGATAAGTAGAAATAGAAGCCCCATAGTCGTGTGTTGCTACCTATGTGCCTATGTGGTGTAATGATtggtatatgatgatatgattgtTGTACAGTTACAAATTTCTAAGCTGCAGCTTATACTTTATTCATCCAGCTCTAACGGATTCTTGCATGTATTCCGAGTCAATAGCCAACCAATTATCCAATATAGTTCTTTATAAAATTGGTGTTTACTTAACAGTTGCAATGGCACGGACCTTATTTCCATTGGAAGCAAGATTAGCTATGCAGATAGCACATGCAGATTTGACACTGGAGTTTGCTGGGCTTTCAACATCCGAAGGTTCCTATGGGAACTTTAGGGAGGTAGATTTGAATGAAATACCGACTGAGCAAGTTAAAAGGCTCCAGCAGAGGTTGCAAGCCCTGCAAAAAACTGGTAAGACACCAACTCAAAAGTATTTCTTGAACTTAAAAGCATTCCACATTCACTTCCCTGTCGAATGCCACAAATTTTAGGATGCAAATTACATCTGAAATTCTATGTACATTATAGCTCAGTGAATTAAGATTCAATTCTTGTTAAATGGCAGTGGAGACGGGGCGGCGATATTTCCCCAACTGCTCGGAAGTTCTTGATAGACTGTTGGAGGACGACACTTTAGGGGCTCTATTACTGGAGACGGGCACTCCAGAAGAACAAAGAACGAAAAAGATGCGCTTCATGGAACTCAAGGCGGATGTGATGAAAGCATTTGGCAGAGACATGGCTGAACATAAGCTGACAGGCTTTACAACTCGTTCCACTGTTTCATCTTCTCTAAAGGGTAGTGCAATAAATAATAAGGTTAGAAAAAGATAAAGAGAGAAAGAGagcgtgtgtgtgtgagagcGTGCTTTAATTATCCAATCTTCTTAGTTGGCCTTAAATTGTAGAGCGTAGAAAGAATTCAAAGCTTAACAGACATATAGCACTGGTGGATTTTTGGGTTGATTACATCCTACATGTAGGGGCACTACCCATGATAGAATCAAGGCTCAAATTTAGTCACAAATACATGgggtccactaattttttttaaaatcacatatatGTATGAATCTTGTCCATCCAAACCATGTGGGGGCAGTGCCCTCACATGTAGCATCGAAGCTACCggatttttgttatatatatggaCACCTGTGTCTCAAGTTAATAGGTATGTGAAGTGGAGTTGCACTGTATTGTGCAACTTATCTTTTGAATAGAACAAAGCATATGAAGACTTAAATCAGTCGGATTAAAGTAAAAACAGGAAAAAGTTATATAAACATTCAAAGCATGTAAATAACATAAAGGTCCAACATCTGCATGGACTAATAtccatattaataaaatgtaattTCAAACCGATGCAAGATCAGTTTTTTTTATCAGTCAGTAATGAATCTCCTCTCTCAACAAAATGTGCCATCCAGATAAGGTAGATCCGATTTTTATCCTTCCTCTTGGGAATCACTCCATGACATTGCTTAGACTTTCATGATAACACTAGCTTCAATTTCCAAGATCGTACGAccccaatattttttttgtttcaccGTTGTTATTAAAACTCCATCCATGGCAATATCAAAAGAATCCTTGATCCTCCCAAATTCACATTGGGCCTTGAATACAAGAATCCAAGAATGAAATCAATACTTTCCTCCCTCATTCTCTCCACCTCTTCTCTGTTATATGATCTCCAGAAACTTGCGTAGAAATCGAACACTTGTTTTAACTCTCAAATCATTCTTGATTTTTCAACGTGTCGCCTCACAAATGCaaccgaaaaaaaaaaagagaaggcCGAATCTATCTCTTGACCTTACAGAACTATGCCATATACCAATAGACTATGTctgttgtgagacggtctcacgaatctttatctgtgagacgaatcagtcctaccgatattcacaataaaaagtaatactcttagcatcaaaagtaataattttttcatggatgacccaaataagagatttgtctcacaaaatacaatctgtgagaccgtctcacataagtttttaccTTTTTTATGTAATAATTGACGTGTCCTTActgattaatataaataattatttaaatactcGATTAGTTCCTTTTCGTATATATCCTgcgttttttaaaatgaaaaacagCACTTAAAACTAAAAGggaaaacatataaataattaaaattaaaaataaacaaaatctacttaaataaaaaaaagaaggtTTTAGCCTTAGCAATCACTTTACAATATATCAtactaatatttttagaatttaataaaactaAGATTACTGATAAGCATtcagaatttttattttattttttcattttgcacattttgactcGTATATATTGTCGTATAAAAAACATTTATACTAAACCCATCATGGCACCAACGAAATTatcatttcaaataaattattttacaaaaagattttttaaaaaaatatatctactATATTAAGGGTGAGTAATGAGTATAAATAAATTACGAAATTTATGGCTATTAAATAATAtgcattgtttttaaaaattatgaagaaTCGTCCAAGCGCACGCTTTCTATCATGTATAATGAAGTCGaggtaaataattaaaatacaggTGAGAAATGTATGTAGTAAATGGTATCATatggttatttttttaaatcaccaTTAGCTTTGCTCCAAGGACTCTGGCAAATGAAAGTCAAAAAATACATGAACAAACAAGTGAATAGACATCAAAACTTTTTTCCCCTGATCAAATAATTTTCTATATTTGcaaaatttgttttgaattatCGATATATATGTGCGCGAGCGGGGTCTGTAAGTTTATATCTTCCTATTTACTAGGATTTTGTAATACTGTTGCCCATCACACAGAAGACGCATTAAGTAGAAAGTGGCTCCTATATTCACAAccattcaactttttttttaatacagttcaaacttcaagaacatgacCACACCGCCTGGAACTCGTGATTTCAGGACAGAACATTAGGGGAAAGTTGGATCGATGATCCTACATGAATttgaatttaacaaaaaaataatctgCGTCGTGTGTTTTTAGCAAGAGaagataataattaaataattgtggAAAGAATGCTATAAATTTAAACTACCTGCTGCATTAATCAGTCTCAACTGGTTTACCTGCTAAATGTATTCAATCATATAGCTGAGTTCTATTGTGTATCAAGCGAAGTAACGCTGGTGTCAGACTAGCTGTCATGATATATGTTGAAGGCAGGAAAGTAAATTCAAAATGTAGAAGAGAGTAACCATGACATAAACCCCCAAGGCATCCGTCAATGTAGAACTAATAAGATGACATTAAAGGCTGCCCATTCTTGGTTCAAAGATTCTGGCCCTGTAGTTGGTGAAGCAAGGAAAGCGGCTTCTAACTCCTTGTAAATGAGAAGATTTTGGCTCCCAGTTGATCATCTAAGTCCATTGCCACGCTGCCGCTTAGAACAGTTTCCCTTTGAGTGAGTCCCATAAATGACTGATTCATGTGCAACCGCAGAGGAGCTTTGTGGCGCAAGCTTCTCTCTTCTATTCATGCCACCTGTAGAAATAGAAGGTACCGGCATGAGAGCATTTAGATGGATACTTACTATTCGCTAAGTTATAGTTGCATGGGATTTACCTCCTTGATGAGAGGCAAAGTTCTGATGCCTGCCATGGTACGTGGGATTGTGTTTTGGCAACTGATTCATCCCCGTTTTCTTCCCATGATTTGGGTTACTGATATCAGTAGCACTAATCATCGAAGCGAGGGAGTCAACAGGCTCCAGTGGCAAAGTGATCCCTGACATACCATCGTACGATAGGCTACAGGCTATTGCATACAAAGAGGCACCAAGATGTTCTGGAAGTAGTTTTCGAGGATGTCTGACCTACAAAGAACATGATAATCAACAAACTGTATCATGAAACATGAGCGATTCTATTAATTCAGCCTCAAGAGGTCTGGGAGTTGAAATGCAACGAAAAAAAAGTGAATTAACAAGAAAATTACTTTGAACAAAATTGCAGAAGAAAGTCGCTCTCTCAGACAGTAAATTTGAGCAACATCAAGTGCTGTCGACTCAAAAGGAAGCCAACTATCAATGACAACTTTAACACTATTGTCGGGTGAGCTCATAAATTTCTCACCACgctgaaaatttggtaaatcaTAACTCCCTGTTTTATCTTCATCACTCTCAGCATCAACATCTTCATAGTCactttcatcatcttcatcgtCATTTTCATTTGAGGGAGCCACTACAATCTCTTTGGCCAACAATAGTAATGGTAGTGGACCTACCACAGTACAGTTTCTAATGTGTAATCCACCGTCTCCACGGGTAATCTCATCAAATATGATCAGAGGTTGAGGAGTACATTTCCTCAGTGATAGCTTGAAATTGGTTGAATGAGGGTGCAACCTAACCTTATTGCCACCTGCAGTCTCCACGATAGCTCTCTTACAACTTTTGGTAGGAGCAAGCAGTCTTCCGACCAATGGATATAAACCAGCAACAACGATAGCGTGAATAATTCCAGGGTCCTGTGCATTTAAGCTACAACGAGACGCATCTTCAAGTATAAAACCAGATTGGACTAGTTCAGCCTCCAGTTGCTTGCGCATTCCTGATATCATTTTCATAGTGCTTGGAGATATGAAGTATCGAGAGCAAAATCTAGCTTCATCGCCATTTTCACAGGCCATTTTCCAGCACTCAAAGGCTGCAATAATAGCTAGCTGGTCACCATGCCCCCCATAAAATGAAGCCAGCTCCAATTTAGCAGCTGCAGCTCTCTTCCTTTCATCAGGTAATATGGGTAAAATGAATGGATCTCTATAATCAGAAGCACAAGCCAATGTCAGAGCCGGGTCAAGGCAGTTCAACAATATAGCGACAAATAGCATCTTGCTTGTTAATGGATGAACTGGCAGAGATCCAAGCTTCTCCCCAAGATCTGTGAGTTTTTCATCAGACGTAAGTGCTCCGATATCTTGAAGAACAGAGATTGCATTACGTATTGTTTCATAAACTGGAGAATCTAATGTCTTCTGCAAAAAATCTTCTATTTTGCAAGATGGATCAACCAGCTTCACCTGtcggaaaaataagaaaaattgaaagattTCACACAAACTTGAGACTTGCTTATTTGGAAAACACAAGGAACCTGAGGCagaaaaatttgcaaaagtCAGCCACTTTCTTTTTCTCCCTCTTTTTATTTAGCTTCATTTAATGGCACCAGTGAACGATAAAGAAGGAAAATCGCAAAGTGACTCTTCCCCAGGAAAATATTAAAGCCAGCAGTAATGAATTGCATCATACATTTATCTTTGAGAGATATTTTGCATTCCATCACATGTATGGATGGAATAAGTACCTGTAAACATAGCTCTTCTATTGGCATTCTCTTAATCTCGGGAACCTGAAAATCAGGCAGTGAAGATGCACGGAGTTTTGAATAAAGATGATAACAAATTCCTGGTTGGCACCTTCCCGCGCGTCCCTCTCTTTGTTTTGCACTAGCTTTCGAAATCCAAGAAGAATGAAGAGTGGATACATTATTATAAGGGTCGTAACTTTTTTCTTTCATTCGTCCACTGTCTATAACATAAACAACATCCTCAATGGTGACAGATGTCTCAGCTATATTAGTTGACAGAACTATTTTGCGGCATCCTGGAGCAGGCCTTCTGAAGACTTTCCTTTGCTCCACTGCTGGCACCAAAGAATGAAGAGATATAATTACAAACTTGGACGAATCTTTGAAAAAATGACTAGCTAGTAACCTCTCTCTTGTTCTATTTATGTCATCCCAACCCGGAAGAAAAATGAGAATAGCTCCGTCCTTCGAGTCATCGCATATTCTCCTCAGTAATTTTTCAATGAGCACAAAATCAATTAGCTCAGGGTCAACATTGGCCATGTACTTCTCAAGCAATATTTTATCCTTGTCTGAATAGGACAAGGGTTTCTCCATGtgttttttaataatttcgGCAGCCTCCCTATGGTTATCTTGTTCAGCAAAATCTAGAGCAGTCTTATCAAACTTGGATCGTAAATGACAATCCACACCAAAAGAGAGAAGCATGCAAATATCTGCCACTCTTCCTTTCTGCGCAAATACCATTAGAGGTGTTTCTCCAGTTTTCGAGTGCTGGTAATTAAAGACTTTGGGATCATCTCCTGATGATATAAACTCAAGGAGGGGATCAAACTCATCACTTGACAAAGCCAAGTCAATAGCCTCATCAAGAGCAATTTTGTATTCCCCGGTTAGTATTGAGCTCTCCGTGTCTTCGACATTTGTCAAGCATGCAACATCATTATTCCCAGTTGATTGCACAATCGATAGTACATCCTCTAGGTACAAAGCTTTTACCTGAAAGAGAACACTTATATATTATCATCATAAAAGTAAATAAAGATGAATTCTTAGAAAGAGTAAACTTACAGGATAAGTAAACCCAGGGACTTGAACAATTGGGCAGCCACCAAAGTACTTTGAGAATCTCTCTGCATCAATTGTGGCACTCATTAATACCTGTTCAAAGTGAAAAAACCATCAGATCAGTTGAGCAAAAGCAACACCTGCAATAATGGAATGAACTTAGAAAAAAGGTAGACACTTTGCAAGTAAAATAAGATTTACCCTCATAAGGTACTAACCAGACGCAGATGAGGATATGAATGTAGCATGTCTCTGGAGAAAAAAGTATCAGAATCAGCAGAAATATTATTTAGCAcaagagataaaaaaaaattacatttaataGGTCTTTCAAATTAAGACCCGCCTATACAGtaacaatatttaattataaaaattaatcctGATAGGAtaccaaaaacaaaatattgtaaAACGATCCATCACAAGTCATTGGCAATTCAatctaaaatgaaaattttgataatcgATAGTAGGCAAGGCACCTGATTATTGCTAGCATAAAATCAGAGAAGCGGTCTCTTTCATGAATTTCATCCTACAAgtgaaaagaaaaacaaataaagcCTGATTAATAGATCTGATAAACTCTTctcatttttaagatttattaagaCAGCATGAGCACTGGTAGAGACATCCAATCTTAGAATTATATGAAACttcaaaaaattgaagaaagaagGTATAATTGCTTCCAACAACACACTAGAGGCCATATAAACAAGTCAAAATCAGTCTAGATCATACTACAATCAATTTGAATATAATTCGCCACAGAGGATTCCAGTAACTAAATTGGGTGAGGCCAGATCAGTAAGAATAATGGCAAGTCATACAGCAAGTTGTAAAAGCTTTAGAGCACTAAGATAATGGTAAACAATACATCTGCGATGACAATTTTTATCATAAGTTTGGATGAATTTAGAGACACTGAAGAAAATAATTCAGAGAATTCCGCAAGCAAATTTGATGGTGTCAGAACTTTAAAAGAGAGTAATTATGCAATATGTGGCAACTCATAAATTGAAGCATGAAACAGATATAGATTACAAGCAAATCCATGAAAAATAGTAGAAAGCAAAATAGTTCTGGTTTCAATCAACAGATGCAGGGACAGAAGGTAAAAATAGAAATTTAGATGAGTTAAAAAAGAAGCAGTACCACAATAATGTGGGTTATGTCAGAGACCGAGACCCCATTTGCCATTTTTTTGGAATCTTTTTTGTTTGTTCTGCCAATTCCTTTACCAATTAAAACCCTCAACAGCACCCCATTGGTGCAGAAAACAAGAGATGAATGCCTCCCACCTTTGCTCTCCAGCCGTATCTGGCATGTTTCATGAAGTAGTCATTACGAATGTGCATGACTAGCACGACGATACCAAATTGGAAAATGTGATAAGATACAAGGGCATTAATAAACCAAGATGATGATGCTTGAAAGGAATAGATGGATCGTCACAATTTCCATATTTACCCCCTTTTTCCTAGCAACATATTTTCTAATAACATGCAATTCAGGCAACCTTTCAATTCTACCATCTATTAGCTAGAAGTAACATATTTTTTCAATTCCTCTACTCTAAATCTTAGTTTTCCTGCATCGACAGCCTAAGTAATAGATGAACATCCACTGATTTCCAGACAGCATCAGACAGCTTTTTACTTATCTATTACCTCAACTAATGTAATGACATGATTTGGTGTTCTTAGCAGTCGGGAATGTGTATAATTACCACATCAGTAGATCATGTTTTGTTTAGTGCCATCCAAGTCCAAAAGGCGTTTAAATAAGTAGTGTGCTCAGAAACAAGAAACATACAATCATATAGAATCAGAATATGATAGATGTTCACAATCTTTGGTAAGCTAGGTAATTAAATGAAGTCCAGGAAATGGGAGTCATCTGGGTTGAGGGCCTGAGGCATATTAAAACTAGGCATGTTGTTAATTTATCAGCAGTAACAAGACAGCAAATATCCAGATCATGGAGTACCTTGTACCCCACGGAATTTCCAACATTTTCACCTCTTTCAGAAGCAATTCTTTCAGCCACTGCGCTTGGAAATAAGGTATCAGGCATTTACTAACAAGTGAAAATAAAATGAACATAAAAGAGAACATGTGCATATTCAGGACATAGACAAATTTTAATATCACCTGATGTGGCAGATATTCGCCTTGGCTGCGTACAAACTATTTTACATGTCTCTCCTTTACTCCATGCATGATCCAGAAGAAACTGCGGAACCTGAAATATTTTGACGGCAATGATATTCACTTGTACAATTACATAGGATATTTGAAGACAAATAGTTAATGAAGTCCTCTCCAACCTCGGTTTGAGACAAGCAACAGGAGTACTTTTAGCCATAGAGAATGCACAACATGAAGCTTAAACTTTATTT harbors:
- the LOC140965257 gene encoding DExH-box ATP-dependent RNA helicase DExH6; its protein translation is MATSSSAGGIGKKRQKKGRNPQEVTNVAESTRIQIAQILENFRTSNDDVYTFQENLTNRGRASVHMLCRKMGMSSKSSGRGEQRRVSVYKTKKGLDPVKGKENVVSFRFSKDTKDVLQDFFSRYPPDAAEVADNKHVESSGTSDRVRGKRDDIFAKSPMTNSEIANKLETLASRIEKDPNLRQIAGKRSKLPIAPFKDVITQTVESHQVVLICGETGCGKTTQVPQFLLDHAWSKGETCKIVCTQPRRISATSVAERIASERGENVGNSVGYKIRLESKGGRHSSLVFCTNGVLLRVLIGKGIGRTNKKDSKKMANGVSVSDITHIIVDEIHERDRFSDFMLAIIRDMLHSYPHLRLVLMSATIDAERFSKYFGGCPIVQVPGFTYPVKALYLEDVLSIVQSTGNNDVACLTNVEDTESSILTGEYKIALDEAIDLALSSDEFDPLLEFISSGDDPKVFNYQHSKTGETPLMVFAQKGRVADICMLLSFGVDCHLRSKFDKTALDFAEQDNHREAAEIIKKHMEKPLSYSDKDKILLEKYMANVDPELIDFVLIEKLLRRICDDSKDGAILIFLPGWDDINRTRERLLASHFFKDSSKFVIISLHSLVPAVEQRKVFRRPAPGCRKIVLSTNIAETSVTIEDVVYVIDSGRMKEKSYDPYNNVSTLHSSWISKASAKQREGRAGRCQPGICYHLYSKLRASSLPDFQVPEIKRMPIEELCLQVKLVDPSCKIEDFLQKTLDSPVYETIRNAISVLQDIGALTSDEKLTDLGEKLGSLPVHPLTSKMLFVAILLNCLDPALTLACASDYRDPFILPILPDERKRAAAAKLELASFYGGHGDQLAIIAAFECWKMACENGDEARFCSRYFISPSTMKMISGMRKQLEAELVQSGFILEDASRCSLNAQDPGIIHAIVVAGLYPLVGRLLAPTKSCKRAIVETAGGNKVRLHPHSTNFKLSLRKCTPQPLIIFDEITRGDGGLHIRNCTVVGPLPLLLLAKEIVVAPSNENDDEDDESDYEDVDAESDEDKTGSYDLPNFQRGEKFMSSPDNSVKVVIDSWLPFESTALDVAQIYCLRERLSSAILFKVRHPRKLLPEHLGASLYAIACSLSYDGMSGITLPLEPVDSLASMISATDISNPNHGKKTGMNQLPKHNPTYHGRHQNFASHQGGGMNRREKLAPQSSSAVAHESVIYGTHSKGNCSKRQRGNGLR